A region of Aquarana catesbeiana isolate 2022-GZ linkage group LG08, ASM4218655v1, whole genome shotgun sequence DNA encodes the following proteins:
- the LOC141106681 gene encoding olfactory receptor 6B9-like — MVELFKSSCFIQIDVNRSKLAEFTILGFLGPPSLQYIFFLLLLTTYLITLLSNSLIITITLRERRLHIPMYYYLRTLSFLEICYVSVTVPKILSTITPHGRSISFYGCMTQVLLFFSMLSTECLLFGIMAYDRYLAICKPLHYTRLMSTTMCHSLSLCTFIGGFLTTSPQIVLLFRLPFCGRNINHFFCDAPPLLQLCCGDTSLINLMDFFNASFVILTSLTMTLVSYVYIITTILKIPTTTGQRRTFSTCFSHLIVVSIYYSTITFMYVRPRLSSSFSLNRVVGVFYTVITPILNPLIYCLRNKEVKDAIKNQLLKQNSRQVLQKIGFFKTAYL, encoded by the coding sequence ATGGTAGAACTTTTTAAATCTTCCTGCTTCATACAGATAGATGTTAATCGTAGTAAGCTGGCTGAATTCACAATTTTGGGATTTCTTGGACCTCCAAGTTTGCAGTacattttcttcctcctcctgctaacTACCTACCTAATAACTCTCCTGAGTAACTCTCTGATCATCACTATTACGCTGAGAGAAAGGCGCCTGCACATTCCTATGTACTATTATCTCCGCACTCTCTCTTTTCTAGAAATCTGTTACGTCTCTGTGACTGTCCCCAAAATTCTGAGCACCATCACACCACATGGGAGATCCATCTCTTTCTACGGTTGCATGACTCAGGTGCTCTTGTTCTTTTCTATGTTATCCACCGAATGCCTCCTGTTCGGCATTATGGCCTATGACCGCTACCTAGCCATCTGCAAACCTCTACATTACACAAGACTGATGAGTACCACCATGTGCCACTCTCTTAGCCTATGCACCTTCATTGGTGGCTTTCTAACCACTTCCCCCCAAATAGTCTTACTCTTCCGACTTCCGTTCTGTGGACGTAATATCAACCATTTCTTCTGTGACGCTCCTCCACTGTTGCAGCTGTGTTGCGGAGATACATCTCTTATtaatttgatggacttttttaatGCTTCCTTCGTGATTCTGACTTCATTAACGATGACTTTGGTTTCGTATGTCTATATTATTACCACCATCCTAAAGATACCGACTACTACCGGACAAAGGAGAACCTTCTCCACCTGCTTTTCCCATTTAATTGTCGTCTCCATTTATTACAGCACCATTACATTTATGTACGTGAGACCCAGACTGAGTAGCTCTTTCAGCCTGAATCGAGTGGTGGGAGTTTTTTACACCGTGATAACGCCGATTCTCAATCCTTTAATTTATTGTTTAAGAAATAAAGAAGTGAAAGACGCCATTAAAAATCaactgttaaagcagaactccagacaagtattacaaaaaataggattttttaaaacagcttacctgtaa